Genomic DNA from Lottiidibacillus patelloidae:
TCACGTTGTATTTCCTTCGCAAAGTCTTCCATCACTTGTGATACACCAAAAAGTTGATCAGCTACAAGCTTTCTACTTTCCTGCACTTGTCTTTTTAACTTTTTATTAGCCTGAAAATAATTTAATTCTTGTTTGATCGCATCGATTACTTTTTTTGATTTATAACAATAGTTATTCCATTCTCGAAGGAACACTTTGTTGCGGACTTCCTCATGCTCTTCAACTTCATCCATTATATTTTGCATATACCCATATGTTTTATTGAAATTTTCTGCCCAACAATATTCTTTTTTAAAGCACGTTTGACACGTTTTTTCTGTAACATTGCTCAGGAAATAATCAACCTCTTTATTTGACTCCTCATCCTCTACAGTGAGGCCATTATAAGAGAAGCTATTTGCTAAAGCTTGGAATAGGCTTGAAAATTGTTCAACACGATCCGCTGTTACATTTCGCACTTTTCTTAAATATTGTTGCTGTTCATTACTATATTCTTTTGTTCCAGGGATATAGGTAGATATTTTTTTAAAAATAAATATTGGAGTGAAAAAAAGTAATGCGATTGCGACAAATGATTCGTATAACGCATTTGTTAATGACTGACTATTTAATCCAGATAGTCCGATTAGTAACGTACTAATAATAAGAGCAATAGCTACTCCAAATTTTTTATTTTCTTTTAAAAGTCCACCTAACAACCCTGTAAAAGCTAGTAAACTCATTTGATATAAACTACTGACACTCGCTAAGCTAACTATTAAGCCAGTAACTACACCAACTGTTGTTCCTACAGCCACTCCCCCTGTATATGCAAAAACGATAACTAAGTATCTCGTAAGTATATTGGCTATAGATAAATCAAAGACAGTCCAGCCAATCGCTCCAGTCATTACTGAAGCTATTAATATCATTAAACTTATTATTTCCTCATGCCTTAACGCATGCCTTCTATTATTTGTTGTTAATAATGGCACACTTTGTAAAAAAATCATTGCTAACAGTAAACTTAGTCCGGCTTCTAAAAATGCCATCACTAATTCTAGTAATAAAAGATCTGGACCCACCATATACTCAAAACAAAGGCGTGTAATTAAACTTGCTAGAAAAATTGTAAATGGCAAAGTACGCTGATCACTTTTGCTACTAAAATTAATTAGTTTTCTTGTTATTAAAAAAACAGCTAATCCTGAAAATACAAAAACACTATTGATTGGATCTTTTGTTATACTCCCAGCAATTAGAGCCATTGCAATAAGTAAAGCTTTATCACGTTTAATAATGAAAACGGTTGCGAAAAACGGAATAGCAAAAGGCATAATGTCCGTTAATATTGCAGCTCTTCCTAGTAGAAAAGCGATAATCATTAAAAATAAACCTTTTTTTATTAAGACAGTTTCTAATTGCCTTCTTGTTCGTACAAAGAATGGTATTGTGTCTTTCATATGTTCAACTGTTGTTGAAACTCGCATTTTTTTCCCACCCTCCTATTTTTTCTCGCTTGTCCCATGCTTTTTTTCAATTAAAACATAGCTAGTTTTCAAACTTTGTCAAAATAAGAGTGGAAAACAGGTAAACTTATCGACGTTTTTCTTACATTATTGCTAAAACTTTAACTACTTCTCTTTTCTGAGTAATTAATAAACCGCCTAATGGCGGTTTATTTTCTTTGTGCATATAGCTTTAATGCTTCTAATATAAAAGCTTTATCATAGCTAGTTTTTTGATGGATTCTCGTAACCCACTTATCTATATTTTGTACCTCTTTATCATAAAACTTTCCTTTACTTGTACTTAACCAACTTTCCCAATTATAAAACTCCCAATGTGTTACTTCACCCTTATCGAAGATTCGACATTCTAATAACGGTTTCTTTCCTACTTTACGCTGAGATGTTTCAGCAGCTAGGAAAAATTCTTCATTACTTACTTTTGTTAAATCGTATGTCTGCTTACTTATTTTTCCGTTCGGTCTATAGTAGTTAATTGTAGCTTGATTTTCTTCTGCCTGTACTGCTACTTCCGCTGCCGGAAAGTAACCTGCTAACTTTTCTTCACTAAAACAACTAGAGCATTTATCTACTAAAATTGGTTGAATCCATTGATCACCTAAATCACATAAATAACGATTACCCTTTTCATCTAAAGCGATCGCCGCGACATGAGCATCTTCTGTATGTAAGTTCGTTCCGATGGGGTACGACTCAATTCCCGCTTCTTTAAATTCGTCTAACAGCCATATCGTTAAGTCAAAGCAATTACCTGTAATAAGATATTGCTCATAATGTTCTTTCATTAACGATACGCTTCTTTGCTTCTGCTTTGTACCTTGCTCATAAAACCACGCTTTCGTTAACGTTTCCATTGGAAAGCTATTAAATTTATTCCAAACTTTTAATATATCCTGGGGTGCTTTCATCTATTTATACCACCTTAGTTCAAACTTTTATAATCTTCCGGTACCTTCAACGTTTCCGCTTTAGTAAACCGTAAAGCAGGGTGCATAAAAACAAATATCCCTAAACAAAAAGTAAATATACTAGAAAGAAAGATGGTATGAATTGCTCCATAATACTCCCCTAACAAACCACCTACATAGACGCCTAAAGGTAGACCTAAACCACCTATTAAGCCATAAGCTCCAAAAACCCTTCCTCTTATCTGATTCGGAACAAGCCTTTGGCGCAATGTAGGTGCAACAATATTGTAAGGTGCATATACCGCTCCACCGAAAAACATGAAAGCAAACACAAGAAATGGAGTATCAACTTTCGTTAATAGGAACGGGACAATTCCCCACAAAATAATGACACTACCTAATGCGTGAGAATATGCGAAGTTCTTCTTAAAACGGACCCACAAAAATGCTCCTAACAATGAACCAATTGCGAAAAACGTCCACATAAGACCTAATGTTTCCGGTCCAGATTGTAAAACTTTATCGACGTATATTGGAAACATCGGTTCAAGCGGCCCATAAGCAAAATTAAATAACAAAGTTACAACAGCAATAACAATTAGAACAGGGAATTTAAAGATGAAAGTAAATCCAGCCTTGGTATCTTTGAAAAAGCTCAACACTCTTTGACTATTACTTTTATTATCATCTTTACTCGTATCTATTGTTTGGTCGCGCTGATATACTTCTTGAGGAATTTTATAATATAAAAATGAGGCAATGTAAAAGGCCAAAACATCTAGTAAAAGCGTAATTGGCGAGCCGAATGCTGCTACACAAAGACCACCAATAGCCGGACCAACTAAAAAGGCAATTTGCCATGACATTGTAAAAAGCGCATTTGCAGTTTCTAAATCATCTTCATGAATAAACGAAGGCAATATTGCTGAAGTCCCTATCGTAGTAAACGAAGATAGTATTCCATTTATGACTACAACTGTAATAATAAGCTGGAAGTTCAATAGATCAAACCAAAAAAGTAATGGAATACTTAAAAGTAATGTTCCTCTAATTATGTTTTCAAAAATCATTATGTTCCTTCTGTCATACTTATCTAAAATACCCCCGACAAATATACTCGATAGTAATGGTGATATTGTCGCTGAAAAGATGACAATTCCAATCGAAAGAGCGGAACCAGTAACTTCATAGACAAACCAAGCTAACGCAATCCATGAGACTTTTCGACCAAGTTGTAGTACCGTCATCGCGATTAAAAACTTTCTGTAGTACTTATTCCTTAATAGCTTTACATACTCATTCATTGAATAACTCCTTATAATAAAAAATCCTATTTGTTTTTTCTCGAGATAGATATACAAAATTATAACACTTTGAATAATTAATGAAGAAATAGTAACAGTACGAGGGTTGTTACTTTGATAAGAAGAATAAATAAAAAAACCTCATCATAAGATGAGGTTTTTCTATTTTTGATGACCCGTACGGGATTCGAACCCGTGTTACCGCCGTGAAAGGGCGGTGTCTTAACCGCTTGACCAACGGGCCAGAATTATTTACTTGGTAGCGGCGAAGGGGATCGAACCCCCGACCTCACGGGTATGAACCGTACGCTCTAGCCAGCTGAGCTACACCGCCAATATGAAAAACACAAGATTTATAATACAAAAATTAAGTTTATCCGTCAATATTTTTTCATGAAAAAAAGCACCTAAAATAGGTGCTTAATATTTCCAAGCAAGCAGTTAGCTAGCCACGCTTAGCTCCTCTGCCTCCGCGCTTTGATTCCGTATTGCGACGCAGTGAAGCTAAGTTTTCTTCACTATCCTTCAAGAAACGACTCATTTTCGATTCGAAATTTTCCATCGGCTTTCTTGGAGGTCTAGGTGAACGTTGTGGTTTTCCAGAACGTGGTGGTCTTGAAGAAGATGCCGCTTTATTCTCACTTTCGTTCGCCTTTTTAATTGATAGTCCAATCTTGCCATCTGACTCAACGTTGATGACTTTAACTTGAACTTCATCTCCGACCTTTAAAAAATCATTAATGTCTTTGACATAATTGTCAGCAACTTCACTGATATGAACTAACCCTGTAGCACCTTCTGGAAGCTCAACGAACGCTCCAAAGTTTGTAATACCTGTGACCTTCCCTTGTAGCTTGCTGCCTACCTCGATTGACATAAAAAAATTGCTCCTCCTTAAGAAATAAAAAAGTTAACATTACTTTCTTTATTATACGTTACAGAAAATTGCAATGTCAATTTGATGATGGCGGGGTTATGAAAACCTTCTCACCTTCACTTGACAAAAATAAGTCTCTTCTAGCAAGTTCTGCTATATATTCATTATCATTTAATTTAATAACTTCTTGTTGTAATTGCTTTTGTTCCTTCTTTAAAGTAACTAATTTTTCTTCCATTGCTTCTTTTTCTTTTAGTTGACTTGCAATTTTTGCGTCTTGATTGTTCATCATGACAAGCATAGGTACTGTAATTATAGTCATTATTACTACGAGTGCAATTAAACGGTTCTTCAAGTAATTACGCTTTGTATTAGTTTTAACTTGGACCTCATTTTCATACTGTGCGTATTCTGAATGAATTTGAGTAATCTTTCGTTTTCTTGCCGGTTCCATACGTTATTGAACCTCCTAACTCCGCCATTTCTTAATCCATTGCTTTACTTTATTCTGTAATAATACCCAATATCCTTTTCCTTTTAACAAAATTTCCTTCCCTTTGTGTAAATAATTTTTAATCTTTGTCGGAAGTAATGCATAAAGAAGCTTTAAGATCCAGGATATTATCGCAAGAAAGAATTTGCATATTGATAGGAATATGGTGTAAATTACCTTTCCTATCATCATACATAAAGCAAGAACTAGTTGCAACAGCCATATAATGGGCTTAATAATAAGTCCATTGATGAGTTTTCGCAAAAAACGATACAAGGTAATTGTAATGGAAATTAATCTTTCTAATAGTCTCATGTATATTGACTTGAATAAACTTTGGTACATTGCATATCCACAAAGTAATGCTAAAAAAACAAATATGCGAAGTTCACCCTCATTTACATTAAGTAAAACAAGGAAGATTAATAAACCTTGGCATACCCAAAACAAAAAATCATTAATAAATAATATAATCGATTTTTGCTTCTCGATAAATCGTTTATACGTATCAAGTGCAGCACCAACCTCTACCCCCATTGCTATCATAGCCAATGTAGTTAGAAATTGAACGGAAAGACTCATTTAAATAACTTGCTAAAGAACCCTTTAGCTTTCTCCGTTTGCTGCTCATCTAGGTATACAATATCAAATACTTTCCCTTTGATTGAGACATTCCCTTTATCTACATCTAAGTTTTTCATTGATAAGTTTTGACCACGAATCGATAAGTAACCCATAGATGTTTCCAGTAAAAACTCTTCATTATCAAAGCTTTCCACCTGTTTTACGCCGGTGATTTCTACCGCTCTCCTCCCTCTCATAATAATGTCATGCTGTGCTTCAGTTGCACCTTTATTCACTGTATTATTTTCATAATAGCGTTCCATTACTATCGCCTCCCTCTACCAAAATATTTATGAGAATTTATGAATAAATAGAACAAGCCCTCTATAAATCTTTGTAGAAAGAGAGTAATTTATTTCTAAAGGGTAAAAAACCCATCCTTTAAATGGATGGGTTTTCGATTCTTTCTTCTTTTACGATAGAGTAAAGTTCTTCTGCTTCAGCTTTTTTCGCATTCTCAGATATCGCTTCTACCTTTACCGTTAATATTTTTTGGCCAAATTTAAGTGTTAGCTCATCGCCGACTTTAACTTTTGTACTTGCTTTCGCTTCAAGCCCATTAATAGAAACACGACCACTATC
This window encodes:
- the spoIIE gene encoding stage II sporulation protein E, producing the protein MRVSTTVEHMKDTIPFFVRTRRQLETVLIKKGLFLMIIAFLLGRAAILTDIMPFAIPFFATVFIIKRDKALLIAMALIAGSITKDPINSVFVFSGLAVFLITRKLINFSSKSDQRTLPFTIFLASLITRLCFEYMVGPDLLLLELVMAFLEAGLSLLLAMIFLQSVPLLTTNNRRHALRHEEIISLMILIASVMTGAIGWTVFDLSIANILTRYLVIVFAYTGGVAVGTTVGVVTGLIVSLASVSSLYQMSLLAFTGLLGGLLKENKKFGVAIALIISTLLIGLSGLNSQSLTNALYESFVAIALLFFTPIFIFKKISTYIPGTKEYSNEQQQYLRKVRNVTADRVEQFSSLFQALANSFSYNGLTVEDEESNKEVDYFLSNVTEKTCQTCFKKEYCWAENFNKTYGYMQNIMDEVEEHEEVRNKVFLREWNNYCYKSKKVIDAIKQELNYFQANKKLKRQVQESRKLVADQLFGVSQVMEDFAKEIQRERMQNHHQEEQILEVIQSLGLEILQIEIYSLEEGKIDIEITFPGPDMLGEFEKLFAPLLSDVLQETVVVKNKEGGEHPNDPCTITFGSTKAFEIETGVANAAKGGAWLSGDCYSTIELASSKYAIAISDGMGNGQRAHLESNETLRLLQKILQSGIEESIAIKSINSVLSLRSTDEIFSTLDLAMVDLQTAKAKFLKIGSIPSFIKRNDRVLMVQASNLPMGIIKDFEVDVVSMELKAGDLLIMMSDGIFDGPKHVENKESWLKRKLSEFETEDPQAVADLLLEEVINSRDGDINDDMTVVVAKVKRNIPKWATFSQKQFLGKLNNQ
- a CDS encoding MFS transporter, producing MNEYVKLLRNKYYRKFLIAMTVLQLGRKVSWIALAWFVYEVTGSALSIGIVIFSATISPLLSSIFVGGILDKYDRRNIMIFENIIRGTLLLSIPLLFWFDLLNFQLIITVVVINGILSSFTTIGTSAILPSFIHEDDLETANALFTMSWQIAFLVGPAIGGLCVAAFGSPITLLLDVLAFYIASFLYYKIPQEVYQRDQTIDTSKDDNKSNSQRVLSFFKDTKAGFTFIFKFPVLIVIAVVTLLFNFAYGPLEPMFPIYVDKVLQSGPETLGLMWTFFAIGSLLGAFLWVRFKKNFAYSHALGSVIILWGIVPFLLTKVDTPFLVFAFMFFGGAVYAPYNIVAPTLRQRLVPNQIRGRVFGAYGLIGGLGLPLGVYVGGLLGEYYGAIHTIFLSSIFTFCLGIFVFMHPALRFTKAETLKVPEDYKSLN
- a CDS encoding S1 domain-containing RNA-binding protein; this translates as MSIEVGSKLQGKVTGITNFGAFVELPEGATGLVHISEVADNYVKDINDFLKVGDEVQVKVINVESDGKIGLSIKKANESENKAASSSRPPRSGKPQRSPRPPRKPMENFESKMSRFLKDSEENLASLRRNTESKRGGRGAKRG
- a CDS encoding FtsB family cell division protein, which translates into the protein MEPARKRKITQIHSEYAQYENEVQVKTNTKRNYLKNRLIALVVIMTIITVPMLVMMNNQDAKIASQLKEKEAMEEKLVTLKKEQKQLQQEVIKLNDNEYIAELARRDLFLSSEGEKVFITPPSSN
- the yabQ gene encoding spore cortex biosynthesis protein YabQ, which produces MSLSVQFLTTLAMIAMGVEVGAALDTYKRFIEKQKSIILFINDFLFWVCQGLLIFLVLLNVNEGELRIFVFLALLCGYAMYQSLFKSIYMRLLERLISITITLYRFLRKLINGLIIKPIIWLLQLVLALCMMIGKVIYTIFLSICKFFLAIISWILKLLYALLPTKIKNYLHKGKEILLKGKGYWVLLQNKVKQWIKKWRS
- the yabP gene encoding sporulation protein YabP, which produces MERYYENNTVNKGATEAQHDIIMRGRRAVEITGVKQVESFDNEEFLLETSMGYLSIRGQNLSMKNLDVDKGNVSIKGKVFDIVYLDEQQTEKAKGFFSKLFK
- a CDS encoding RNA-binding S4 domain-containing protein, whose protein sequence is MRLDKFLKVSRIIKRRTLAKEVADSGRVSINGLEAKASTKVKVGDELTLKFGQKILTVKVEAISENAKKAEAEELYSIVKEERIENPSI